The Herminiimonas arsenitoxidans sequence TGCAAAAATTGCAGCGCGTTGCATGGTCGGCCAAACACTCGACAGCCAAGGTATCTTCCACGAAGTCGTGCCTGAATATTTCAGCGTGAAGGAAGCAGTTTTCCCATTCGTTAAATTCCCTGGCGTCGATACGATACTCGGACCGGAAATGAAATCGACTGGTGAAGTGATGGGCGTGGGCAAAACCTTTGGTGAAGCCTTCGTCAAGTCGCAACTCGGTGCCAGCATCAAATTGCCACGTTCGGGCAAGGTTTTCCTGAGCGTAAAAGCCAGCGATAAACCGCGCGCTGTTCAAGTGGCAAAAGATCTGGTCGAGATCGGTTTTTCGGTAGTGGCAACCAAAGGCACAGCTGCGGCAATCAGCGCAGCCGGTATCGAAGTTCAATCAGTCAACAAAGTGGCCGAAGGTCGTCCGCACATCGTTGACATGATCAAGAACAACGAGATCGCACTGGTCATCAATACCGTGGAAGAGAAACGCAGCGCTATCGTTGATTCCCGTACGATCCGTACGTCGGCCTTGGCTGCACGTGTTACGACGTACACAACGATTGCTGGTGCGGAAGCTGCAGTGGAAGGTATGGCTCATCTGGACGAGTTACACGTCTATGATTTACAAGGTCTGCATAAAACTTTACACTAAGCCCACACAGAGTTAAAAATTTAACCACAGAGGTCACAGGCGGTGCCGGATTCCGGTGCCATTTGCGGCCTCTGTGGTTTTCCACTTTTACAGATAGAAGCTATGACTACACCAATTACCCCACATGGCGCAAACCTCATGAAAGAGGAATTGCATCGCCTGAAAACAAAAGATCGCCCATGGGTTATTAATGCCATTGCTGAAGCACGCGCACAAGGCGATCTGTCCGAGAATGCAGATTATGATGCTGCCAAGGAAAGACAGAGTTTTATCGAAGGCCGTATTGCCGATCTGGAAGGCAAGCTAGGCACATCGCAAATCATCGATCCAACAACCGTGGACGCTGATGGCCGTATTGTTTTCGCTGCTACCGTTGATCTGGAAGATCTGGAATCAGGCGAAAAAGTGACCTATCAAATCGTCGGTATTGACGAAGCGGATTTGAAAGAAAAGAAAGTATCGATCACTTCGCCGATTGCACGCGCGATGATAGGTAAGTCGGAAGGCGATGTGGTTGCAGTAGAAGCGCCAGCCGGCATCCGTGAATACGAAGTCTTGCAAGTGCGTTACATCTAATATGCTGACGCGCGCACGATTGCTGATTGCAACTTTCTGGGTAGGGACTTTATGGGCGGTGGGCTTTGTTGTCGCACCGACTTTATTCTCGACTTTGAGTGATCGTGCGCTGGCAGGAACAATTGCCGGCAGCTTGTTCAATATCGTTGCGTGGTTATCGATTTTCTGTGCCGCAGCTTTGCTCGCCTTGCTGTTTCAGGCAGGGCGTAGTGAGCAGAGCAAACCGTCAAAAGCGAACTATTACCTGATAGCAGGTATGGTGGTGTGTACGGTCTTAGGTTATTTTGTTTTGCAGCCGTATATGGCCGAGTTGCGTCTTGCTTTGCACAGCGTGGCCGACACAGCAGCAATGGCCGACGTGCGTAAGCAGTTCGGCATCTTGCATGCTGTTTCAACTGGATTTTATGTCGTGCAGAGCCTGCTAGGCGCTGCACTGATACTCAAGCTGCGTTGAGCGGGAAGGACTTATCGTCCGAGTGACGATTTCTTCTTGCTGGTTTGACGCGGTTTGGCACGTTTGATCGAGCCGCCTTGAGTAACGCGCTCATTTCCCTTGACCATCACTTTAGTTACCGACGGACGCTTGGTGCCGCTTGGACTTGGTTTGACGATAGTGACTTCGCGCATGCCGCGGCCGCGTGTTTCACTTGGTGCTTTGACCGCTTCTTTTTTCTCGCGGTAAACGACGAGTAATTTGCCGATGTGCTGAATCGGTGCGGCATCGAGTTTTTCGCAGATAGTGTCGTAAATAGTAACGCGTGCTTCGCGGTCGTCGCCGAAGACACGTACTTTGATCAAGCCATGGGAATCGAGGCTGGCGTCGATTTCCTTGAGTACGCCCGGCGTCAAGCCGGCTTCCCCGATAATGACGACAGGGCTGAGAGCATGCGCTTCAGCGCGTAAGGAGCTGCGCTCGGCCGGTGTAAGTTTCAACATAAATTGTGATGGTATTGGAGGCAATATTGCTTCGGTGCGCAGCGCGAACCTGACAAACTTTGTCCCACAGTATTTAAAACTAGTATTCTACGCGAATGGCAAAGAACAAATTAAACAAAAACTGGCTGCATGATCATATTAACGACCCGTATGTGAAACTGGCGCAGAAAGAAGGCTATCGCGCACGTGCGGTCTACAAGTTGAAAGAAATCGACGAAACCGAAAAATTGATCAAACCTGGTCAGGTTATTGTCGATTTGGGCGCGACGCCGGGGAGCTGGTCGCAGTACGTACGCAATAAGTTGTCAGGAAGTATAGGCGGCGGGATTAACGGCACTATCATCGGACTGGATATGCTGCCGATGGAGCCGATTGCCGACGTGCATTTTATACAAGGCGATTTCCGTGAGCAGGAAGTGCTGGATCAATTGGAGCAGGTAGTGGGCGGACGGAAAGTTGATCTTGTGTTATCGGATATGGCACCCAATTTGTCCGGTATTGCGGTGGCAGATGCTGCGCGCATGATGGATATTATTGATTTGGCTATCGATTTCTCCAAGCATCACCTGAAGCCTAGCGGCTCCTTGCTGGTAAAGTGCTTTAACGGGACTGGTTTCAATGAAATTGTTCAAAAATTCAGACTGGAATTCAAAACAGTGACGCAAAAGAAGCCCAAAGCTAGCCGCGACAAATCATCTGAAATATTTTTGCTTGGAAAAGGTCTGAAAAATCCACTTTAAATGCAGATTTACCCTTGTTTATACCTGTATTAACCCGATATCAGATACTGCAAGCCTTGATGATTACGAGTAGAATCGATCTACATTTTAGAAAAAAGGCGCTTTACGCGTCCAAGGAGTCTTAGTGAACAATATGTTTTCCAAGGCCGCCATATGGGTGGTCATCGGGATGGTTCTTTTCACCGTGTTCAAACAGTTCGATGGACGTACGACGTCCGGTTCGGCTACGGCGATTGCCTATTCAGATTTCCTGGATGAAGTAAGAAGCAAACGCATTAAAGAAGCGACGATCGAAGATCGCACCATTGTTGCGACGACGACGGACGGCAAAAAAATCAAATCCGCGATTACCTATCTGGATCGCGGTCTGGTTGGCGATCTGGTTAATAACGGCGTGAAATTCGACGTTAAACAGCCAGAAGAGCAATCTTTCCTTTCCCAAGTATTCATTTCCTGGTTTCCGATGCTGTTGTTGATCGGTGTCTGGATATTCTTCATGCGTCAAATGCAAGGCGGCGGCAAGGGCGGGGCATTCTCGTTCGGCAAGTCCAAGGCGCGCATGCTGGATGACACTACCAATCCAATTACTTTTGCTGATGTCGCAGGTTGCGATGAAGCAAAAGAAGAAGTGACTGAACTGGTTGAATTCCTGCGCGATCCGACTCGCTTCCAGAAACTGGGCGGCCGTATTCCACGTGGCGTCTTGATGGTTGGTCCTCCAGGTACAGGTAAAACCTTGCTGGCGCGTGCGATTGCAGGCGAGGCGAAGGTACCGTTCTTTACTATTTCAGGTTCTGATTTCGTTGAAATGTTTGTCGGCGTTGGTGCGTCCCGCGTACGTGACATGTTTGAGAACGCGAAAAAACACGCTCCTTGTATCATCTTTATCGATGAAATTGATGCGGTTGGTCGTCATCGCGGTGCCGGTATGGGCGGCGGTAATGATGAGCGCGAACAAACCTTGAATCAGATGCTGGTTGAGATGGATGGCTTTGAGCCTAACGCCGGTGTGATCGTTATCGCCGCAACCAACCGTGCTGACGTATTGGATAAAGCGTTGCTGCGTCCAGGTCGTTTTGACCGTCAAGTGATTGTTGGCTTGCCAGACATTCGTGGTCGCGAGCAAATCTTGCTGGTGCACATGCGCAAGGTACCTATCAGCAGCGATGTTAAAGCCGATATCCTGGCACGTGGTACGCCTGGTTTCTCTGGTGCTGATCTGGCCAATCTGGTTAATGAAGCTGCATTGTTCGCTGCACGCCGTAACAAGCGTCTGGTGGAAATGCAGGATTTCGAAGATGCAAAAGACAAGATCGTCATGGGTCCGGAGCGCAAATCGGCTGTTATGCGCGAAGAAGAACGTCGCAATACTGCTTACCATGAGTCCGGTCATGCAGTAGTTGCCAAGCTCTTGCCTAAAGCAGATCCAGTGCACAAGGTCACCATCATGCCGCGTGGTTTTGCACTCGGCTTGACGTGGCAGTTGCCTGAGCATGATCGCGTCAATATGTACAAAGACAAGATGCTGGAAGAAATTTCGATCTTGTTCGGTGGTCGTATTGCAGAAGAAATTTTCATGCACCAAATGTCGACCGGCGCATCGAATGACTTTGAACGTGCTACCAAACTGGCACGTGCCATGGTGACGCGTTACGGTATGTCGGAAAGCTTGGGTACGATGGTGTACGAAGATACCGAGCAAGATGCTTACTTCGGACGTTCATCGGCGAAGACAGTGTCTGAAGCGACACAGCAAAAAGTCGATAATGAAATTCGTACGATTTTGGATACGCAATATGCGTTGTCGCGCAAATTGCTGGAAGAGAATCGTGACAAGGTTGAGCTGATGGCGCAAACCTTGCTCGAATGGGAAACCATTGATTCCGATCAAATCAACGACATCATGGAAGGGCGTGAGCCACGTCAGCCGAAATATGGCATTCCAGTGAAACGCGCAACGTCGGATACTCCTTCGAGTGGTGTTCCGCCAACTGCAACTGCACCGGATGCGCCAGCAGCACCAGCACAATAAATATTCGGCGTATTTGCTTGAAGTCGTAATGGTCTAATGTAGGGTGAGGAGCAATCCTCACCCTTTTTATTTTCAGTGAAATTTATGCAGACTCATTTGCAATGCGGTCGTTACCGCCTCTCCGTAGATCCCGCATCGCGTCCCTTGGTTATGGGAGTGTTGAACATCACGCCTGACTCTTTTTCGGACGGTGGCAAATACCATATGCTCGATACAGCGCTGTCGCATGCGGAAGAGATGATTGCTGCTGGTGTCGATATTATCGATATAGGTGGCGAGTCCAGTCGCCCAGGCTCGCTAGCGGTGTCCTTGAAAGATGAGCTAGATCGCGTGATGCCACTGGTGTATGCCTTGCGTGATTGCGGCAAGCCGCTTTCTATCGATACTTACAAACCGGAAGTGATGCGTGAAACGATAGCTGCCGGTGCCGACATGATCAATGACATCAATGGTTTTCGTGCAGCAGGTGCACTGCAGGCGGTAGCAGGCTCGGATTGCGGATTGTGTGTCATGCACATGCAAAACGATCCGCAAAGCATGCAGCTGCAACCGGAATATGATGATGTCGTTGCCGAAGTACGGGAATTTTTACGTGAACGTATCAGTCTGATGGAGCAGGCGGGTATTGCTCGTGATCGTATATGCGTAGACCCAGGTTTGGGTTTCGGAAAAAACCTTGCGCACAATATTGCCTTATTGAAAAATACGAATCAATTGCAAACGGCGCTGAATTCGCCCATGTTAATTGGTTTGTCGCGTAAGACGATGATAGGTGCATTGACAGACAAGCCGGTGGAGCAACGTATGGCCGGCAGTCTTGCGGGCGCACTGGCAGCTGTGGCACATGGCGCGCGTATTGTTCGGGTGCATGATGTTGCGGAAACGGTGGACGCGTTACGGGTTTGGCAGGCAGTATCCTGATTACAAAACAAAAACTTAAAATAAAAATGACACGTAAATATTTTGGCACTGATGGTGTGCGCGGCAAGGTCGGCACCTCTCCAATTACACCTGATTTTGTGATGCGACTTGGTTATGCAGCCGGTACTGTGCTGACCAAATCAAAATCGTCGAGCAGTAGACCGGTGGTGTTGATTGGTAAGGACACGCGTATTTCCGGCTATATGTTGGAAGCTGCGCTTGAAGCAGGTTTCTCCGCAGCAGGCGTGGATGTGATGTTGGCGGGGCCAATGCCAACGCCAGCGATTGCTTACCTGACGCGTGCATTGCGTCTTTCTGCAGGCGTGGTTATTTCTGCTTCGCATAATCCGTACGACGATAACGGCATCAAGTTTTTTTCAGCGTCAGGTAATAAATTACCTGACGTGATTGAGTTGGAAATTGAAGCCGCGCTGGATGAACCGATGACATGTGTTTCATCGGAAAAACTGGGTCGAGCAAAACGTCTGGACGATGCGCGTGGACGCTATATTGAATTTTGCAAAAGCACCTTCCCGAACGAGCTTGATTTGCATGGCATGAAACTGGTCGTCGATTGTGCGCACGGTGCGGCTTACCATATCGCGCCGGATGTTTTCCATGAGTTGGGTGCAGAGGTGATTGCAATCGGTAATCAGCCGAATGGTTTTAATATCAATGACAAGGTTGGTGCGACGGCACCAGCCGCATTGGTCGATGCGGTACGCGCAAATAAAGCTGATTTAGGTATTGCGCTGGATGGTGATGCGGATCGCTTGATCGTAGTCGATGCTTCCGGGCGTATTTATAACGGCGATGAGCTGTTGTACATCATGGTCAAGGATCGCATGAGCATTCGTCCTATCGATGGCGCTGTCGGCACCTTGATGACGAATATGGCGCTGGAAGTCGCGTTCAAGGAAATGGGTATCGGTTTTGCGCGCGCGAATGTGGGCGATCGCTATGTGCTTGAGGCCTTGAAGGAACGCGGCTGGATTGTTGGCGGAGAAGGTTCTGGCCACATGTTGTGTCTGGATAAACATACGACAGGCGATGGCATTGTTTCCGCTTTACAAATTTTGTCCGCATTAAAACGCAGTGGTAAAACCTTGGCGCAATTGATGGAAGATATTGCGATGTTTCCACAAACATTGATTAATGTGAAAGTCGCGCCGGGTTTTGATTGGACAAAAAATAAAGATTTGCTGGCCGAAAAAGATAAGGTGGAAGCCGAGCTTGGCGATGCCGGCCGCGTCTTGATTCGTGCATCAGGTACTGAGCCTTTAGTTCGCGTAATGGTCGAGGCGAGTAGTGCAGAAACTGCTGATAAAATGGCTAAACGGATCGCAGCAAAATTGACTGCTTAAATTTATAGAAATTATTACAGTTAGTGTGTTTTACCTATTGACCGATGTTTGAATTAACAGTATTATCTTTGTCTTCGGAGTGTAGCGCAGCCCGGTAGCGCACCTGGTTTGGGACCAGGGGGTCCAAGGTTCGAATCCTTGTACTCCGACCAGAATTTAAAGGACTAGCCTAATCGCTAGTCCTTTTTTTCGTCTATTATCTTTTCACTGTTCAGTGAAATTGTCTCTCTGCTTTTTCTTCAATAACTTCATTGGTTTGCTTCAATTCTAGCGTTGCAACTTTGCTCTTTTAAGCTAGTCTCTTAGAGTGTTCTGACAAACGGATGCAATTATTCGATTGTTCTTCTTGTATGCGATTCAAGAATGGGGTCGCATCGGTTTGGATTTTCTGGAGCAGAAATCATGCATGGAATGACCTTATCCGTTATCGCTATACAAAAATGCTCACGATTGTTTTTAACGCGAGAACAGTCTTCGTTTGTTCATGCGCATAAAGCGCCAGTACCAGAACCCACGGAAGACCCTTTGCCAGGAGAGCATCCTGTTCCGCAAGATGAGCCGGTTCCATCTCCCAATCCTGAAGTGGACGATTTCAAGCCATCGAACAGACTGCTTGCTGTCTCGATCCGATAATAGGCTCTGTGTCTAAATGAAAAGTGCTGGAAGGTCTTCAATGGATAAACAGCAGAACTGGAGTACTGAGCTGTATCACGGCATGGAAGTGCACGTTACTGCTTTGCGAAAAGACGATGCAAAGCACCAATGGGACTATACGGTGCGAGTATGTGAGCCAGGCGTTGATGCAACTGCAGAGAGCGAACTGGCAGCGGAGTCGGGTGATGATGCTGATTATGTCTCGCAAAGTGAAGCCTTGGCCGCAGGATTTGCGAAAGGGTACGCCATGGTGGACCAAATCAGGCAGCAATAAACCCCTACTAGTAAGCGTTAATTTCTGCCATTCGAGAGCATTGCTTTCAGCCCGCCTCAACATTACGGACTACGTGCAGTGTTATTCGTGGCGCTGACATTGAAAGAGCACCGTAAAAAAGGCATAATGCAGCACCTTTGCGACACACATCAAAGCGATTTACATGTGTGATCCCGCACTACGGTTTAATCCCGCCATATTCTGCCCATAGCTCAGTTGGATAGAGCATCAGCCTTCTAAGCTGAGGGTCGCAGGTTCGATTCCTGCTGGGCAGACCATCTTATGTACGTTCTCTCAATTCAAAAATCTTATTGGTGTTATTTAACACCTACGAAAATTATTGTTTTTGAGTAAGTCGGTTTCATTCGGCTGCATATCCCCATGTAATTACATCGATTGAACGACTTGCGACAAGGAGATTTGAAGCGAGGGAATCTATTTGCAAGTTGGGCATCTAACAACCGTGGATTATGCTTTCTAATAGAGGTGGCATATGGGCTGCTAAGTGCGATAACGCACAGAAGCCACTTGTTTAAAATAATATCTTATTGATAACTCTAGACTGTTAGGAGTTACATCATGAATCGTATCGATCAGGCAATCAGTGAGTTGGCTAGCGCGTTTTGTTTGCTTAAGCAGCATGATGAGCAGCTGTATATCAAGGCTTTACAGTCCTTGGTTGCGTTGGCACTTTCGGAAGAGAGAGTGGATCGAGCGACTAGCATCGAGAAGGATATGCAATACGTTGGGCAGATTCTTTCCAACACGCGCAGAGTGCGGTCGGAAGGTGGTAGTAGCGTATTGGAGTTCCCTTGTCGTAGAAAGAGCGATCGGCGCATCGCCTCGCGATAATTACTTCAGTACACACTGATAGATGCATGACGTTGTTGAAGATATTCCAAGCCTCGCATTCGCAAGAAGTCGGGGCTTTTTATTTGGATGTGCCACAACTATTGAACCGCGAATGAAGAGCAATCGCTAAAGTGAAGCCAATTCTCACGGTCTTATTAGACTTCTGCCATGAGGAAGAATATTTTTGCACTGTCCGGATATCTTTCAGGTAGTAACTTGTATATATTTGATATATGGAGAGCTAGGATGATTGGCTTTGCTGGTCATCTATTACTTGCCATATCGCGATATAACCCGAGTAGATTGAGGAGACAGCATGACTAAAATAAATAGACGTGGAATGCTTCAAGCAGCAGGTTTGATGACGATCGGTGCAGTGACCGGTTGTGCAGCACCAGGTAATACCAGTAGTAAAGCAGGTAGCACCACTTTTACCGTTGCGCAGCCGACGATTCCTATTGTGGGTAGCAGCGAACAGTTTCCAGTGCGCCGTATTTATTGCATAGGACGTAATTACGCTGCGCATGCGCGTGAAATGGGCTCAGACCCAACACGTGAGCCGCCATTCTTTTTTCAAAAGCCTAGCGATGCGATTCAGTACGTTGCACCGGGCCAAGTGGTAGATCATCCGTATCCATCACTGACGAAAAATTATCACTACGAAATCGAGCTGGTTGCAGCAATCAATAAGGGTGGTAAGAACATCTCGGTTGAAAATGCGCTGCAACACGTCTTCGGTTATGCAATCGGACTGGATATGACGCGTCGCGATTTACAAGCTGCGATGAAGAAAGAAGAGAAGCCTTGGGAAATCGGTAAGAGCTTTGACAAATCCGCACCGATTGGACCTCTGCATCCAGTTGCGAGCATAGGTAACTTCACCGAAGGAAAAATATGGCTGAAGGTCAATGGACAGGTGAAGCAGAGTGCAGATCTGAAGCAAATGATTTGGTCAGTTGCGGAACAGATCAGCAATTTGTCGAAAGCGTTTGAATTGATGCCGGGCGATATTATTTACTCTGGTACGCCGGAGAATGTCGGGCCGGTTGTGCGGGGCGACATCATGGAAGGTCATATCGATCGCTTGCCGAATATCACGCTGAAAGTCGTCTAAGCTATAGCTTTGCACGTATAGCGTTTCACAGAATGCCGGGCAACAAGCACGTTGCCCGGCAAATCAATTAAAGGTCGAGCGCCTTTGCCACGCCGGCACCATCCGTTGGATCACACTTCATACAATTCTCAACGCCCCTTTTCTTGCAGGCATGAAGCATGGATACAGATATCAACAGGAATGTTGATCAAGGTTTGCCAAGTGTGATGAAGGCGACCTTATAGGTAACGTATAGACGTGATCAAGGTCGCAGGATCATTATTTAGACGCGACTATAGATGTCGTTAGTGCCGCTTAATTTGAATGTGCCGTCCTTTTGTGGCTCGGCAGTTTTATCGGTATATTTGACGCGATACCCTACAAAGTCATGCGGTAACTTTGTGCGGCCGTAATCCAGGTAAGTAGTGCCTTTGACGATATTTTGCAGAATGAGGACATTGCCTGATTTGCTTTTGACGTTGAACTCTTCAATGCTTTTCATGAAACCTCCTGATAAGGTGGGTTGAGTAGCGATTCAATGACAGCCTGTATTCATCGGCTAACTGAAGAAGTGTTACGTGATCTTTATACCACGTGTTTTGTCGCCATGCATTCTTGCTGCGTCGCAAAAACAAGGACTGGCATAATGAAAAAGCCTGCAAATATGCAGGCTTTTGAGATTGGTGCTGGTATATTTCCCGACCGCCAGCGCCGGTAGTAGCGACCATCAATGATAGCCCTAAGGTTTGCTCACTTACTGAACAAGACCGTATCGTAGCAAGGGTATGTGACCGGAGTTTGACATGGATCAAATTCGGAGCGATGGCTGCCGCAATGATGGCAATCGTTTAGTGACCACACTCTAAATGCTGCTTTTCTGCGGCGCGCAGTGCTTTGCGTTTTGCACGTGCTTCCTTCTTTATCGGAGCATGGGCAGCATCTTCTTTTGCCCATTTGCTGCGTAGAGCCAGATTTTCGCATTTTTTCTTCTTGGCTTCGTGCGCCTTGAATCTGCTTTGCCGTTCTCTTTCTGTCGCTGCTTCTTCCTTGTGACGACGGGCTTCCAGTCGTTGCAATTCCTTCTTGTCCTGTGCCAGTTTTTGTTGCGCGGCTTTGGTATCGGAAGAGGGCGTGGTAACGGCGATCTCCTTCATGTTGCTGCTGGCGTTGTGGCAAGGCGTATCGCTGTAGGTGGTTTTTCCACCGGATTCGCACTTGTAAATCGCTAATGCAGGAGCAGAGAAGGAGAGAAGGATAAGAAGCAACAGCGTAGATGGCATGGCAATCTCGTAGTTGAATAGGAATATTTTTGTTTTAAATAACTTTGCCCGGATTCATCAAGTTGAGCGGATCCAGTGCTTGCTTGATGGTGCGCATCAGATTCATTTCAACGTCTGATTTGTAGCGCAAAATTTCTGTTCGTTTCAATGCACCTAAACCATGTTCGGCAGAAATGGAGCCTCCATGTTGATGCACGCTATCGTGTACGACGCGATTGACTGCGGATTGTTTTTCCAGAAAAGTCGTGTCGGATTCTTGTTCGGGATGTGCAACGTTGTAATGCAGGTTACCGTCACCCAGATGACCAAACGTCACCATGCGTGCACCGGGAAATGCTTGCTGTAGCAGCTGATCCGTTGTGCTGATGAAGTCACCTATGCGCGAGATCGGTAGCGATACATCGTGCTTGATGTTTTTACCTTCTATCGCTTGTGCCAATGGGATGTGTTCGCGGAAATCCCAAATGGATTTGGACTGCGCAATGGATCTGGCGACGATGGCATCCTGAATCACGTCTTGTTGCAAAGCAGCGCCGATCACATGTTCCAGCATGGCTTGCACGTGTTCTTCCGATTCATTGTCAGATAATTCCAGCAATGCATATTGCGTATGCGGCTCTGCAAACGGCAGACGCATGGTCGGAAAATGTTTGGTGACTAGAGAGATGCAAAAACCGGACATCAGTTCGAATCCAGTCAATGCCGATCCACAGTGCGCTTGTGTCAGCGTGAGCAGGTGCAAGGCATCGTTAGGTGTACGCAGTGCAGCGAGCGCGGTGAGTTGTGCTTTGGGTTGCGGATATAGCTTGAGTACGGCAGCGGTGATGATGCCCAGCGTACCTTCCGCACCGATATATAGATCGCGTAAATCGTAACCGGTATTGTCCTTACGCAAACCGCGCAGGCCATTCCAGATTTCGCCTTGTGGCGTTACAACTTCCAGACCTAAGCACAATTCACGGGTATTGCCATAACGTAAAACAGCCGTGCCGCCGGCATTGGACGACAGATTGCCACCTATGGTGCAACTACCTTCGGCTGCCAGCGAAAGCGGGAACAGCCGCCCAGCATCGCTAGCTGCATGTTGAATATGTTTTAGTATGCAGCCGGCTTCTACCGTCATCGTATTGTTGATGGTATCGACCTCACGGATTTGATTGAGGCGTGTGAGCGATAGGACGATGGCTGAGCCGCTGTCATCAGGAATGCTGCCGAGTACCAAGCCTGTATTGCCGCCTTGCGGGACTACAGGTACTTTGTACTCATTGCAGAGCTTGACGATGGCTGCGACTTCTTGCGTGGAGCCTGGCTTGAGTACGGCGAAAGCTTTGCCGGTAAAGCGGCGACGCCAGTCGGTCAGATAGGGGGCAGTATCCTGTGCATCGGTCAATACATGCTGTGCACCAATGGCACGGCGGCAGGTATCGAGGAAGGCGTCCATTATTTGGCTGCTTTCTGCAGCGCCTGTTTCGTCAATGCTTTTGCTGCTTTCTTGTAAGGGCGCAGATACATGATGGCGCACGTGAAGAAGACCAATACCAATCCAACTTCTATCCATCCCAGAATGGCAGACAAGCCAGTGTCACTCATGCCGCGTACGATGCCTTCGGCGAAGTAGAGCAGGATCAACATCGACGACCATTGCATCGTGTAGAGGTTACGTTTCCAGACGCCATGCAAAGGGATGAGCAAGGGAATGACTTTCAATACCAGCCATGAACCGTTCGGGCGTATAGGTGCGAGTACCATTTCCCATGCAATGCAGAGAATGATCAGCGCAATCAAGCTGCTGACTGTACCGATATGCAGGATTTTTTGTTCTTGCGTTTGCATCAGGCGCCTCGCAGTTTGATGGCGGTTTGCGCCAGTCGCTGGCCTAATGCAATTGCCAGTGCGCGCGTATCGGCGG is a genomic window containing:
- the greA gene encoding transcription elongation factor GreA, with translation MTTPITPHGANLMKEELHRLKTKDRPWVINAIAEARAQGDLSENADYDAAKERQSFIEGRIADLEGKLGTSQIIDPTTVDADGRIVFAATVDLEDLESGEKVTYQIVGIDEADLKEKKVSITSPIARAMIGKSEGDVVAVEAPAGIREYEVLQVRYI
- a CDS encoding DUF4149 domain-containing protein — encoded protein: MLTRARLLIATFWVGTLWAVGFVVAPTLFSTLSDRALAGTIAGSLFNIVAWLSIFCAAALLALLFQAGRSEQSKPSKANYYLIAGMVVCTVLGYFVLQPYMAELRLALHSVADTAAMADVRKQFGILHAVSTGFYVVQSLLGAALILKLR
- a CDS encoding YhbY family RNA-binding protein is translated as MLKLTPAERSSLRAEAHALSPVVIIGEAGLTPGVLKEIDASLDSHGLIKVRVFGDDREARVTIYDTICEKLDAAPIQHIGKLLVVYREKKEAVKAPSETRGRGMREVTIVKPSPSGTKRPSVTKVMVKGNERVTQGGSIKRAKPRQTSKKKSSLGR
- a CDS encoding RlmE family RNA methyltransferase yields the protein MAKNKLNKNWLHDHINDPYVKLAQKEGYRARAVYKLKEIDETEKLIKPGQVIVDLGATPGSWSQYVRNKLSGSIGGGINGTIIGLDMLPMEPIADVHFIQGDFREQEVLDQLEQVVGGRKVDLVLSDMAPNLSGIAVADAARMMDIIDLAIDFSKHHLKPSGSLLVKCFNGTGFNEIVQKFRLEFKTVTQKKPKASRDKSSEIFLLGKGLKNPL
- the ftsH gene encoding ATP-dependent zinc metalloprotease FtsH, coding for MNNMFSKAAIWVVIGMVLFTVFKQFDGRTTSGSATAIAYSDFLDEVRSKRIKEATIEDRTIVATTTDGKKIKSAITYLDRGLVGDLVNNGVKFDVKQPEEQSFLSQVFISWFPMLLLIGVWIFFMRQMQGGGKGGAFSFGKSKARMLDDTTNPITFADVAGCDEAKEEVTELVEFLRDPTRFQKLGGRIPRGVLMVGPPGTGKTLLARAIAGEAKVPFFTISGSDFVEMFVGVGASRVRDMFENAKKHAPCIIFIDEIDAVGRHRGAGMGGGNDEREQTLNQMLVEMDGFEPNAGVIVIAATNRADVLDKALLRPGRFDRQVIVGLPDIRGREQILLVHMRKVPISSDVKADILARGTPGFSGADLANLVNEAALFAARRNKRLVEMQDFEDAKDKIVMGPERKSAVMREEERRNTAYHESGHAVVAKLLPKADPVHKVTIMPRGFALGLTWQLPEHDRVNMYKDKMLEEISILFGGRIAEEIFMHQMSTGASNDFERATKLARAMVTRYGMSESLGTMVYEDTEQDAYFGRSSAKTVSEATQQKVDNEIRTILDTQYALSRKLLEENRDKVELMAQTLLEWETIDSDQINDIMEGREPRQPKYGIPVKRATSDTPSSGVPPTATAPDAPAAPAQ
- the folP gene encoding dihydropteroate synthase, whose amino-acid sequence is MQTHLQCGRYRLSVDPASRPLVMGVLNITPDSFSDGGKYHMLDTALSHAEEMIAAGVDIIDIGGESSRPGSLAVSLKDELDRVMPLVYALRDCGKPLSIDTYKPEVMRETIAAGADMINDINGFRAAGALQAVAGSDCGLCVMHMQNDPQSMQLQPEYDDVVAEVREFLRERISLMEQAGIARDRICVDPGLGFGKNLAHNIALLKNTNQLQTALNSPMLIGLSRKTMIGALTDKPVEQRMAGSLAGALAAVAHGARIVRVHDVAETVDALRVWQAVS
- the glmM gene encoding phosphoglucosamine mutase yields the protein MTRKYFGTDGVRGKVGTSPITPDFVMRLGYAAGTVLTKSKSSSSRPVVLIGKDTRISGYMLEAALEAGFSAAGVDVMLAGPMPTPAIAYLTRALRLSAGVVISASHNPYDDNGIKFFSASGNKLPDVIELEIEAALDEPMTCVSSEKLGRAKRLDDARGRYIEFCKSTFPNELDLHGMKLVVDCAHGAAYHIAPDVFHELGAEVIAIGNQPNGFNINDKVGATAPAALVDAVRANKADLGIALDGDADRLIVVDASGRIYNGDELLYIMVKDRMSIRPIDGAVGTLMTNMALEVAFKEMGIGFARANVGDRYVLEALKERGWIVGGEGSGHMLCLDKHTTGDGIVSALQILSALKRSGKTLAQLMEDIAMFPQTLINVKVAPGFDWTKNKDLLAEKDKVEAELGDAGRVLIRASGTEPLVRVMVEASSAETADKMAKRIAAKLTA
- a CDS encoding fumarylacetoacetate hydrolase family protein, which translates into the protein MTKINRRGMLQAAGLMTIGAVTGCAAPGNTSSKAGSTTFTVAQPTIPIVGSSEQFPVRRIYCIGRNYAAHAREMGSDPTREPPFFFQKPSDAIQYVAPGQVVDHPYPSLTKNYHYEIELVAAINKGGKNISVENALQHVFGYAIGLDMTRRDLQAAMKKEEKPWEIGKSFDKSAPIGPLHPVASIGNFTEGKIWLKVNGQVKQSADLKQMIWSVAEQISNLSKAFELMPGDIIYSGTPENVGPVVRGDIMEGHIDRLPNITLKVV